A window of Rhododendron vialii isolate Sample 1 chromosome 13a, ASM3025357v1 contains these coding sequences:
- the LOC131312942 gene encoding argininosuccinate synthase, chloroplastic-like isoform X2: MEGSDFYDFESFKTTTPPGFLSVLTSPCEYSKELMMRDEWDANLTVPGRHRENYGCEVVCFTADVGQGTIELEGLEKKAKASGASQLVFKDLKEEFARDYISPCLRAGAVYERKYLLGTSMACAVIAKAMVDVAKEVGADAVSHGCTGKGNDQVRFELTFFL; this comes from the exons ATGGAAG GCAGTGACTTTTATGATTTTGAGAGTTTCAAGACCACAACTCCTCCAGGATTCCTCTCTGTGTTGACTTCTCCATGTGAGTATTCCAAGGAACTTATGATGCGTGATGAGTGGGATGCCAATCTTACAGTACCTGGGCGACATAG GGAGAATTACGGCTGTGAGGTTGTGTGCTTCACTGCAGATGTTGGTCAA GGTACGATTGAATTAGAAGGTTTAGAAAAGAAGGCCAAGGCAAGTGGGGCTTCTCAATTAGTCTTCAAGGATTTGAAGGAGGAATTTGCGAGAGACTACATATCTCCTTGCTTGAGAGCTGGCGCAGTCTATGAAAGAAAGTATTTGCTGGGGACCTCAATGGCTTGTGCTGTTATTGCAAAG GCCATGGTTGATGTTGCTAAAGAAGTTGGAGCTGACGCTGTTTCTCATGGATGCACCGGGAAGGGAAATGATCAA GTCCGCTTTGAGCTAACTTTTTTTCTCTAA
- the LOC131312942 gene encoding argininosuccinate synthase, chloroplastic-like isoform X1, with amino-acid sequence MQGFFSKEGSAYGRGSDFYDFESFKTTTPPGFLSVLTSPCEYSKELMMRDEWDANLTVPGRHRENYGCEVVCFTADVGQGTIELEGLEKKAKASGASQLVFKDLKEEFARDYISPCLRAGAVYERKYLLGTSMACAVIAKAMVDVAKEVGADAVSHGCTGKGNDQVRFELTFFL; translated from the exons ATGCaaggttttttttcaaaagaaggcTCTGCCTATGGAAGGG GCAGTGACTTTTATGATTTTGAGAGTTTCAAGACCACAACTCCTCCAGGATTCCTCTCTGTGTTGACTTCTCCATGTGAGTATTCCAAGGAACTTATGATGCGTGATGAGTGGGATGCCAATCTTACAGTACCTGGGCGACATAG GGAGAATTACGGCTGTGAGGTTGTGTGCTTCACTGCAGATGTTGGTCAA GGTACGATTGAATTAGAAGGTTTAGAAAAGAAGGCCAAGGCAAGTGGGGCTTCTCAATTAGTCTTCAAGGATTTGAAGGAGGAATTTGCGAGAGACTACATATCTCCTTGCTTGAGAGCTGGCGCAGTCTATGAAAGAAAGTATTTGCTGGGGACCTCAATGGCTTGTGCTGTTATTGCAAAG GCCATGGTTGATGTTGCTAAAGAAGTTGGAGCTGACGCTGTTTCTCATGGATGCACCGGGAAGGGAAATGATCAA GTCCGCTTTGAGCTAACTTTTTTTCTCTAA
- the LOC131313907 gene encoding uncharacterized protein LOC131313907: MLSKLRVDGMRQATGEVMAVGSHWRTRDLIGALTTVNLLNQAPRENVEDRAMVAMREFSRRNPPTFDGTSSDPLVADHWLAQIRKLFRTLNITEDNIRVGIVAVQLVGEAGEWWESVLESRKDARRATRIAAQANEPDVENLTWAEFEALFEDQYFSKTSRENLSDQFDKLEQGNMTISEYVQKFQSLSRFAPELVATEERKC; this comes from the exons ATGCTTTCGAAATTGCGTGTAGACGGGATGCGGCAGGCAACCGGGGAGGTCATGGCCGTGGGGAGCCATTGGAGGAcgag GGATCTCATCGGAGCACTTACAACTGTAAATCTTTTAAACCAAGCTCCTAGAGAGAATGTCGAGGATCGGGCCATGGTAGCGATGCGAGAGTTTAGCCGTAGGAATCCTCCGACGTTTGATGGGACCAGTAGCGACCCTTTGGTAGCTGACCACTGGTTAGCTCAAATTCGTAAGCTCTTTAGAACTCTCAATATCACTGAAGACAACATCAGAGTAGGTATTGTGGCTGTTCAACTAGTCGGGGAGGCCGGCGAATGGTGGGAATCTGTTCTAGAAAGTAGGAAGGATGCGAGAAGAGCGACAAGAATCGCGGCTCAAGCAAATGAACCGGATGTTGAAAATTTGACATGGGCTGAGTTTGAGGCGCTCTTTGAGGATCAATACTTTTCGAAAACTTCACGTGAGAATCTGAGTGATCAATTTGACAAACTAGAGCAAGGTAATATGACTATATCGGAGTACGTGCAGAAGTTTCAATCTTTGTCTCGTTTTGCTCCAGAATTGGTGGCAACGGAGGAGAGGAAGTGTTGA